In Desulfonatronovibrio hydrogenovorans DSM 9292, a single genomic region encodes these proteins:
- a CDS encoding peptidylprolyl isomerase — protein sequence MQVLMQTNHGDVTIELEADRAPVTVENFLNYIEKGFYNETIFHRVIPGFMIQGGGMTEGMAEKKTDPPIKNEAKNGLLNMRGTLAMARTQDKDSATSQFFINLADNHFLDHGARDFGYAVFARVVEGMDVVDKMAQVQTGKWGFHDDVPKEPVIIKKIELV from the coding sequence ATGCAGGTACTAATGCAGACGAATCACGGAGATGTTACTATTGAGCTGGAAGCTGACCGGGCTCCGGTCACGGTTGAGAATTTTTTGAACTATATTGAAAAGGGCTTTTATAATGAGACCATATTTCACCGGGTCATTCCCGGATTCATGATCCAGGGAGGGGGCATGACCGAGGGTATGGCTGAAAAAAAGACTGATCCGCCCATAAAGAACGAGGCCAAAAATGGCCTTTTGAATATGCGCGGCACCCTGGCCATGGCCAGGACCCAGGACAAGGACAGCGCCACCAGCCAGTTTTTCATCAACCTTGCGGACAATCATTTCCTGGACCATGGGGCCAGGGACTTCGGATATGCGGTATTTGCCAGAGTGGTCGAGGGCATGGATGTTGTGGACAAGATGGCCCAGGTCCAGACCGGGAAATGGGGCTTTCATGATGACGTGCCCAAGGAGCCTGTTATCATCAAGAAGATAGAACTGGTCTGA
- a CDS encoding dihydrolipoyl dehydrogenase family protein, giving the protein MSHRFDYDLGIIGGGAAGLTAASGAARLGAKTLLIEKEEKLGGDCLHYGCVPSKALIHSAKALHTIKDSQRYGLPRVDPGPVDYARIRQRIIDVISVIQKHDSEERFCRLGAEVRFGRARFVDEHSIQLESRKLSAAKWLIATGSSPAVPPIPGLNRTSYITNKELFYLDRLPESMIVLGGGPIAVEMAQAMNRLGVKVSVIQRSPQILTREDRDMADQLLQILQAEGVDFYLGASAAGVRDHGRQKEILFKQANGDEKRVTAETILVALGRTPNTEGLDLENAGVKFGPRGIQVDARLRTSQKHIFAAGDITGDYQFTHTAGYESGIVLANAIFRLPRKADYTIMPWCTYTDPELASVGLNEKRAALAGIDHTVWTEEFSGNDRSLTMGNTNGKIKMILNNREKVIGVQILGPSAGELINEWVAALSGKIKLTTLASAVHPYPTLGEISKRVAGSYLAPKIFSKKIQKGLKFFFSLKGRSCS; this is encoded by the coding sequence ATGAGTCACAGGTTTGATTATGATCTGGGAATAATCGGTGGTGGAGCTGCCGGCCTGACTGCTGCCTCGGGCGCGGCCCGGCTGGGTGCCAAGACCCTGCTCATTGAAAAAGAAGAAAAACTGGGTGGAGACTGTCTGCATTACGGCTGCGTTCCCAGCAAGGCCCTGATTCATTCGGCCAAGGCCCTGCATACCATAAAAGATTCGCAGAGGTATGGCTTGCCCAGGGTGGATCCCGGCCCGGTGGATTATGCCCGGATCAGACAGAGGATAATAGATGTCATTTCCGTAATCCAGAAGCATGATTCAGAAGAGCGGTTCTGCCGGCTGGGCGCTGAGGTCAGGTTCGGCCGGGCCAGATTTGTGGACGAACACAGCATCCAGCTGGAGAGCAGAAAACTGTCCGCTGCAAAATGGCTCATAGCCACGGGCTCTTCCCCGGCTGTTCCCCCCATACCCGGCCTGAACAGGACATCCTATATCACCAACAAGGAACTATTTTATCTGGACCGCCTTCCGGAGTCCATGATCGTCCTGGGCGGTGGACCCATTGCCGTGGAAATGGCCCAGGCCATGAACAGGCTGGGGGTAAAAGTATCGGTTATTCAGAGAAGCCCGCAGATCCTGACTAGAGAAGACCGGGACATGGCTGACCAGCTGCTTCAGATCCTTCAGGCAGAAGGAGTCGATTTCTATCTTGGGGCATCAGCTGCAGGAGTCAGAGACCATGGCCGGCAAAAGGAAATCCTTTTTAAACAGGCAAATGGAGATGAAAAAAGAGTCACTGCTGAAACAATCCTTGTTGCCCTGGGCAGGACTCCCAATACAGAGGGGCTTGACCTGGAAAATGCCGGGGTCAAATTCGGTCCCAGGGGAATTCAGGTGGATGCCAGGCTCAGGACTTCTCAGAAACATATCTTTGCTGCCGGGGACATAACCGGTGATTATCAGTTCACCCACACGGCCGGATATGAAAGCGGAATTGTTCTGGCTAATGCGATTTTTCGTCTGCCCAGAAAAGCAGACTACACCATTATGCCCTGGTGCACTTATACGGATCCGGAACTGGCCAGCGTGGGCCTTAACGAAAAAAGGGCGGCCCTGGCCGGCATTGATCATACAGTCTGGACCGAGGAATTTTCCGGCAATGACCGCAGCCTGACCATGGGCAACACTAATGGTAAGATCAAAATGATCCTGAATAACCGGGAAAAAGTAATCGGGGTCCAGATCCTGGGGCCAAGTGCAGGTGAACTCATCAATGAATGGGTGGCGGCCTTAAGCGGCAAAATAAAGCTTACCACCCTGGCCTCGGCTGTTCATCCGTATCCTACCCTTGGCGAGATCAGCAAACGGGTGGCTGGATCATACCTGGCTCCAAAGATCTTTTCCAAAAAGATCCAAAAAGGACTCAAATTCTTTTTCAGCCTTAAGGGCCGGTCCTGCAGCTGA
- the sbtA gene encoding SbtA family thio(seleno)oxazole RiPP natural product precursor encodes MKNDDLKKMLTTICLTGLLAGSGIGISACNASGUGSSNSNAVGNANGSGUGATNGDAGSAPAGSGUGATDIGAGGTDDSDQEPKPTPAPSG; translated from the coding sequence ATGAAAAATGATGATCTGAAAAAAATGCTGACCACCATCTGCCTGACCGGACTTCTGGCCGGCTCAGGCATTGGAATATCAGCATGCAATGCCAGCGGATGAGGATCTTCCAACAGCAATGCGGTCGGCAATGCCAATGGAAGCGGCTGAGGAGCAACCAACGGAGACGCAGGTAGCGCTCCAGCAGGAAGCGGTTGAGGTGCAACTGACATCGGTGCCGGGGGCACCGATGATAGTGACCAGGAACCCAAGCCAACTCCCGCACCCAGCGGTTGA
- the sbtM gene encoding thio(seleno)oxazole modification radical SAM maturase SbtM — protein sequence MPDKNTLETACPSCRAILGQDAWSQVCARYLLDSPDDFPDFLDQLETLPPGLAFIPDLARLELAVARIAECIPAEPVGSHDVNTCLELLDLDWSGLCSLVKNRNREKTSPPRNIKEKVLVWKQGDEILFRPATANDLLALKLVLENINISEAAKIANRPSSYIWPVINEARRNGILVGEKTRIARDPEVFEVKSHLAPKYQQADVFTLQWHITQACDLNCKHCYGRESRNHLDLDSALRILDEFQHFCKNKNVHGQVSLTGGNPLLHPDLETIHAAASGMGFTVGILGNPTSEDQLKKLLKKGPISFFQVSLEGQEEHNDYIRGQGHYKKVLGFLDVLKKLDIYSMVMLTLTRANAGQVLCLAREIQDRADLFTFNRLSMVGSGAHLTPAGQDEFNELLADYQEQARTMSVMGFKDNLLNLFRFRHGRQLFGGCTGYGCGAAFNFVSVLCDGEVHACRKFPSRLGSIYDNSLEQIYDSQVAAKYRKGSKGCVGCAIRHVCGGCLAVTYSHGLDIFQDRDPYCWMNQSQEKFR from the coding sequence ATGCCGGACAAAAATACCCTAGAAACAGCCTGCCCATCCTGCCGGGCAATACTGGGCCAGGACGCGTGGTCTCAGGTCTGTGCCCGATATCTCCTTGACAGCCCTGATGATTTTCCTGATTTCCTGGACCAGCTTGAAACCCTTCCTCCGGGCCTAGCTTTTATTCCGGACCTGGCCAGGCTTGAGCTGGCAGTGGCCAGGATAGCCGAATGTATTCCAGCTGAACCTGTGGGCAGTCATGATGTAAACACCTGCCTTGAACTGCTGGATCTTGACTGGTCCGGCCTCTGCTCCCTGGTAAAAAACAGAAACAGGGAGAAAACCAGTCCACCCAGAAACATCAAGGAAAAGGTCCTGGTGTGGAAACAGGGTGATGAAATTCTATTCAGGCCGGCAACTGCCAATGATCTTCTGGCCCTGAAGCTGGTCCTGGAGAACATAAACATCTCTGAAGCAGCAAAAATTGCCAACCGCCCTTCTTCTTATATCTGGCCGGTGATCAATGAAGCCAGGCGTAATGGCATCCTGGTGGGGGAAAAAACCAGAATAGCCAGAGACCCTGAAGTATTTGAAGTCAAATCCCACCTTGCCCCCAAATATCAGCAAGCAGATGTGTTCACCCTGCAGTGGCACATAACTCAGGCCTGTGATTTAAATTGCAAACATTGCTACGGCAGGGAAAGCCGGAATCATCTGGACCTGGACAGTGCCTTGAGGATACTGGATGAATTCCAGCACTTCTGTAAAAACAAGAATGTCCATGGCCAGGTCAGCCTGACCGGGGGTAATCCACTTCTTCACCCTGATCTGGAAACAATCCATGCAGCAGCTTCAGGCATGGGCTTTACAGTAGGCATCCTGGGCAATCCCACTTCAGAAGATCAGCTGAAAAAGCTGCTGAAAAAAGGACCGATCTCCTTTTTTCAGGTCAGTCTGGAAGGCCAGGAAGAACACAATGACTATATCCGCGGCCAAGGACATTATAAAAAAGTCCTGGGGTTTTTAGATGTCTTGAAAAAACTGGATATATACTCCATGGTTATGCTCACCCTGACCAGGGCCAATGCAGGCCAGGTCCTTTGCCTGGCCCGGGAGATCCAGGACAGGGCTGACCTCTTCACCTTCAACCGGTTGTCAATGGTGGGGAGTGGAGCTCATCTGACTCCGGCTGGGCAGGATGAGTTCAATGAACTTCTGGCCGACTACCAGGAGCAGGCCAGAACCATGTCAGTCATGGGATTCAAGGACAATCTGCTTAATCTTTTCAGGTTCAGGCATGGACGCCAGCTATTCGGCGGCTGCACCGGTTATGGGTGCGGCGCAGCCTTTAATTTTGTTTCCGTGCTTTGCGACGGAGAGGTTCACGCCTGCAGGAAATTTCCCTCCAGGCTGGGCAGTATTTATGATAACAGCCTGGAACAGATTTATGATTCCCAAGTTGCCGCTAAATACAGGAAAGGATCAAAAGGGTGTGTTGGCTGCGCCATCAGACATGTCTGCGGAGGATGCCTGGCAGTGACCTACAGCCATGGCCTGGACATATTCCAGGACCGTGACCCCTATTGCTGGATGAACCAGAGCCAGGAGAAGTTCAGATAA
- a CDS encoding sterol desaturase family protein gives MLLMDQELVIRLSFFLGIFSIMALWENRYPRRKLTQPKWKRWLNNLGLTLFNSVLLRILFPVAAVGVAILAQNNQWGLFQQLAVHQILAGIVSIIILDFAIYSQHLIFHKVPILWRLHRMHHTDLDIDVTTGARFHPVEIILSMLIKIGIVLALGAPAWSVVVFEVILNATSMFNHSNAYLKASIDRFLRLMVVTPDMHRVHHSVLIKETDSNYGFNFPWWDRLLGTYTDQPKAGHDKMTIGLANYRDPKWLRLEWMLFTPFARWYR, from the coding sequence ATGCTGCTCATGGATCAGGAGCTGGTCATCAGACTCAGCTTTTTTCTAGGGATTTTTTCAATTATGGCCCTGTGGGAAAACAGATATCCCAGACGAAAGCTGACCCAGCCAAAGTGGAAAAGATGGCTCAACAACCTGGGCCTGACCCTGTTCAATTCTGTTCTGCTCAGGATTCTCTTCCCTGTGGCTGCAGTAGGTGTAGCCATCCTGGCCCAGAACAATCAGTGGGGGCTGTTCCAGCAGCTGGCTGTTCACCAGATCCTGGCCGGAATTGTATCCATAATCATCCTTGATTTTGCCATTTATTCCCAGCACCTTATTTTCCATAAGGTTCCCATTTTGTGGCGCCTGCACCGGATGCACCACACTGACCTGGATATTGACGTGACCACCGGGGCAAGGTTTCACCCGGTTGAAATCATTCTGTCCATGCTCATCAAGATCGGGATTGTTCTGGCCCTGGGAGCTCCGGCCTGGTCTGTGGTTGTTTTTGAGGTTATCCTCAATGCCACGTCCATGTTCAATCACAGCAATGCATACCTAAAGGCTTCCATTGACCGTTTCCTGAGGCTCATGGTGGTGACCCCGGACATGCACCGGGTCCACCATTCTGTGCTCATCAAAGAGACAGACAGCAATTACGGTTTTAACTTTCCCTGGTGGGACCGGCTGCTGGGAACCTACACCGATCAGCCTAAAGCTGGACATGATAAAATGACCATTGGCCTGGCCAACTACCGTGATCCAAAATGGCTCAGGCTGGAATGGATGCTTTTCACTCCTTTTGCCCGCTGGTATCGCTAA
- a CDS encoding ABC transporter permease, which translates to MSFITFIQFNSGLILEYTLNHISLVLTVLVFSLGLWIFTGLVISRYDRLAGTIISLSNILFCIPSISLFGLLMTVPGLGLGRRTAVLVLVLYAMMPLVRSVYLGIKSVDQSVMEAGKGMGMTRTQILFRIQIPMAWPMVFTGIRVSLVLITGIATMATFIGEKNLGRLIHQGITRGNADMIIAGAIMVSIIALALDFIMGRIEKRIISPGLRYQAGDR; encoded by the coding sequence ATGAGCTTTATCACTTTCATCCAGTTCAACTCCGGGCTGATCCTGGAATACACCCTGAACCACATTTCCCTGGTCCTGACTGTCCTGGTTTTTTCTCTGGGCCTGTGGATCTTCACCGGTCTGGTCATCAGCAGGTATGACCGGCTGGCCGGGACAATCATCAGCCTGAGCAACATACTTTTCTGCATCCCCAGCATATCCCTGTTCGGCCTGCTCATGACCGTTCCAGGTCTTGGACTGGGCCGGAGGACAGCGGTCCTGGTTCTGGTGCTTTATGCCATGATGCCCCTGGTCCGCAGCGTTTATCTGGGCATCAAATCCGTAGATCAAAGTGTCATGGAAGCCGGAAAGGGCATGGGCATGACCCGGACCCAGATATTGTTCAGAATCCAGATACCCATGGCCTGGCCCATGGTCTTTACAGGCATCCGGGTTTCTCTGGTCCTGATCACCGGCATTGCCACCATGGCCACCTTTATCGGGGAAAAAAACCTCGGCCGGCTCATCCATCAGGGCATTACCAGAGGCAATGCTGATATGATTATTGCCGGAGCAATCATGGTCTCCATAATCGCCCTGGCCCTGGACTTTATCATGGGACGCATTGAAAAAAGGATCATTTCGCCCGGACTGAGATACCAGGCTGGTGACAGGTAA
- a CDS encoding ABC transporter ATP-binding protein, translated as MIVLDKICKTFPGSRTPAVDQISFQVNQGNICVFVGPSGCGKTTILRMINRLEEPDSGQISVNNRNIKNLNPDILRRTMGYVIQQIGLLPHKTIEQNVSLVPELLGWSKSKTAARVLELLSLVGLDPDQVRHKYPHQLSGGQSQRVGVARAMAADPPIMLMDEPFGAVDPIVRVHLQDEFIRLQQKLKKTICFVTHDINEAIKMGDYLIVLNQGRLIQMGTPIEVLTEPADAFVLDLLGNDRGVKILDLTRSETLMEPLDQTPENLDPCLVQALEPVKIALELMMKNNTDQVGVCRNGQLVGILSWNRIKQYINRVSGEGT; from the coding sequence ATGATAGTACTGGACAAGATATGCAAGACCTTCCCCGGAAGTCGTACTCCAGCGGTTGACCAGATCAGTTTTCAGGTCAACCAGGGCAATATCTGTGTGTTTGTCGGTCCTTCCGGATGCGGCAAGACAACTATCCTGCGCATGATCAACCGCCTGGAAGAGCCGGACAGTGGTCAGATAAGCGTCAACAACCGTAATATTAAAAATCTGAATCCTGATATTCTGCGCAGGACCATGGGATATGTAATTCAGCAGATCGGGCTGCTGCCCCATAAGACCATTGAACAAAACGTCTCCCTGGTTCCGGAATTGCTGGGCTGGTCAAAAAGCAAAACCGCGGCCAGGGTCCTGGAACTGCTGAGCCTGGTTGGGCTGGATCCCGATCAGGTCAGACATAAGTATCCCCATCAGCTCAGTGGAGGGCAGTCCCAGCGGGTGGGTGTGGCCAGGGCCATGGCTGCTGACCCGCCCATAATGCTCATGGACGAGCCTTTTGGTGCAGTGGACCCCATTGTCCGGGTCCATCTTCAGGATGAATTCATACGTCTGCAGCAGAAACTGAAAAAAACCATCTGCTTTGTTACCCACGACATCAACGAGGCCATCAAGATGGGCGATTACCTGATAGTTCTCAACCAGGGCCGCCTCATCCAGATGGGAACTCCCATTGAAGTTTTAACTGAACCAGCTGATGCCTTTGTCTTGGACCTGCTGGGCAATGACCGCGGGGTCAAGATCCTGGATCTGACCAGGTCCGAAACCCTGATGGAGCCCCTGGACCAGACCCCGGAAAATCTCGACCCATGCCTGGTTCAGGCTCTTGAACCGGTCAAAATCGCCCTGGAGCTGATGATGAAGAACAACACCGACCAGGTCGGGGTGTGCAGGAACGGACAGCTGGTTGGCATTCTCAGCTGGAACAGGATCAAACAGTACATCAACCGGGTCAGCGGAGAAGGAACATGA
- a CDS encoding ABC transporter permease: protein MNFDMNLFMHAMTSQAPQYLIEHLQLVIIPLGIAVLISLPVGIILTRPGQAHLADRIMILFNAGQTIPPLAVIAVFFPFLGLGYGPAILALTIYALLPIARNTITAISAVPHEVKEAARGMGMTPGQILFRVELPLGVPTIMSGIRTSAVLTVSTAVLAALVGGKGMGAIIFAGINFFRAELILAGTIFIGLMAIAFERFITLLERLLAPAHLK from the coding sequence ATGAACTTTGACATGAACCTGTTCATGCACGCCATGACCAGTCAGGCTCCGCAATACCTCATCGAACACCTGCAACTGGTCATCATTCCTCTGGGCATTGCCGTACTCATCTCTTTGCCTGTGGGGATCATCCTGACCAGACCTGGCCAGGCCCATCTTGCCGATAGAATCATGATCCTGTTCAACGCTGGCCAGACCATCCCCCCTTTAGCGGTGATTGCTGTCTTTTTTCCCTTTCTGGGCCTTGGTTATGGTCCGGCCATCCTGGCCCTGACCATTTACGCCCTCCTGCCCATAGCCCGAAACACCATTACCGCTATTTCAGCTGTTCCCCATGAAGTCAAAGAAGCTGCCCGAGGCATGGGCATGACTCCAGGGCAGATCCTGTTCCGGGTGGAACTGCCCCTGGGCGTTCCAACCATCATGTCCGGAATCAGGACCTCGGCAGTGCTCACAGTGAGTACTGCTGTTCTGGCCGCACTGGTGGGAGGCAAAGGCATGGGTGCAATAATCTTTGCCGGAATCAACTTTTTCCGGGCTGAACTGATCCTGGCCGGGACAATATTCATCGGCCTGATGGCTATAGCCTTTGAGCGGTTCATTACCCTGCTTGAACGGCTTTTGGCTCCGGCCCATTTGAAATAA
- a CDS encoding glycine betaine ABC transporter substrate-binding protein, producing MKTLNILVMTLLLVTVILSGCASESDPDGKKTIKLATSAEWTQRADGLPHFQEHYGFEFPELAVVDLGLAYQAVGTGMADVGIGDATEGRIIQYDLVVLEDDQLFFPAYNPAPVVRSKLLKTYPELPEVIHELSSRLDLETLTRLNKMVSVDQTMPQEAARKYLLEQNLIQDQSPEKDPQKEIPIVVSSKTFTEALILGYLTSYLLEDRGYTVVDEIGLGETAVITPALFSGQIDLYWEYTGTGLMNVMRHTEVVTDPRECYGLVKNWYLENHDVLWLDYAPANNTFVLFTSRDLHEQYGWNKISDLGVYLSQ from the coding sequence GTGAAAACCCTGAACATTCTCGTCATGACCTTGCTTTTGGTCACTGTAATACTATCCGGCTGCGCATCAGAATCAGACCCTGATGGCAAAAAGACCATCAAACTGGCCACCTCTGCAGAATGGACCCAGCGCGCCGACGGCCTGCCCCACTTTCAGGAACACTATGGATTTGAATTTCCGGAGCTGGCAGTTGTTGATCTCGGTCTGGCTTACCAGGCAGTCGGAACCGGTATGGCCGATGTAGGGATTGGCGATGCAACCGAAGGTCGAATCATTCAGTATGATCTTGTGGTACTTGAAGACGATCAGCTTTTTTTCCCTGCCTATAACCCGGCTCCTGTTGTCCGTTCAAAACTCCTCAAGACTTATCCTGAACTTCCCGAGGTCATCCACGAACTCTCTTCCCGTCTGGACCTGGAAACCCTGACCAGGCTGAACAAGATGGTCTCAGTGGACCAGACCATGCCCCAGGAAGCTGCCAGAAAATATCTTCTGGAACAGAATCTGATCCAGGATCAGTCACCGGAAAAAGACCCTCAAAAAGAAATTCCCATCGTGGTCAGCAGCAAGACCTTTACCGAGGCCCTGATTCTGGGATACTTGACCAGTTACCTGCTTGAGGACCGGGGCTATACCGTTGTTGATGAAATCGGGCTGGGCGAAACAGCTGTGATCACTCCAGCCCTTTTTTCTGGTCAGATTGATCTTTATTGGGAATATACCGGAACCGGACTGATGAATGTCATGAGACATACTGAAGTAGTCACCGATCCCCGGGAATGCTATGGACTGGTTAAAAACTGGTATCTGGAAAACCATGATGTGCTCTGGCTGGACTATGCCCCGGCTAATAACACTTTTGTCCTGTTTACCTCCAGGGACCTGCATGAACAATACGGATGGAACAAAATCTCAGACTTGGGTGTATATCTGAGCCAGTAG
- a CDS encoding efflux RND transporter periplasmic adaptor subunit has protein sequence MKKIFGYVVLAALVFFLVQKIYVEVFRQTDAPGRSGMPAQAVQVQPVRIATLYHTAQLTGSLRAENEFILAPKVSGRLDKLYVDIGDQVRKGDVIARLDNEEYQRQVQVAQAELEVARAGLGESASELEVSRRELDRALRLAASDSLSQSELDQVQANFDVRQARHEVAQAQVRQKQAALEAARIRLSYTIIRATWEGGAEARRIGQKFANQGAMLQANEPIVSIITSKNLIAVVNVIERDFPFIRTGQTARIRADAYPDQSFEGQVIRFSPVLDEASRQGRVEVLVPNPDGILAPGMFARVSIRFSEHPDVTAVPAEALARRQGYQGVFMVDEQSMQASFVPVTVGLVDGGLAEIREPDLEGVVVTLGQHLLEDGMQVIIPEQHPRQEAVQN, from the coding sequence ATGAAAAAAATCTTTGGATATGTTGTGCTTGCTGCCCTGGTCTTTTTTCTGGTCCAGAAAATCTATGTTGAGGTTTTCCGTCAGACCGATGCTCCGGGCAGATCAGGCATGCCTGCCCAGGCTGTACAGGTCCAGCCGGTCAGGATCGCCACCCTCTATCATACTGCCCAACTGACCGGCAGCCTCAGGGCGGAAAATGAATTCATTCTGGCCCCCAAGGTTTCCGGAAGGCTGGACAAACTCTATGTGGACATTGGAGATCAAGTCAGAAAAGGGGATGTCATCGCCAGGCTGGACAATGAAGAATACCAGCGTCAGGTTCAGGTGGCCCAGGCTGAACTGGAAGTGGCCAGGGCCGGCCTGGGGGAGAGTGCCAGCGAACTTGAAGTCTCCCGCCGGGAACTGGACCGGGCCCTGCGCCTGGCAGCAAGTGACAGCCTTTCCCAGTCCGAGCTGGATCAGGTCCAGGCCAATTTTGATGTACGCCAGGCCCGGCATGAAGTTGCCCAGGCCCAGGTCAGACAAAAGCAGGCCGCACTGGAAGCGGCCAGGATCAGGCTGTCTTATACCATTATCAGGGCAACCTGGGAGGGCGGGGCTGAAGCCCGCAGGATCGGCCAGAAATTCGCCAACCAGGGTGCCATGCTCCAGGCCAACGAGCCCATTGTCTCTATTATCACCTCTAAAAACCTGATTGCTGTGGTCAATGTTATTGAGCGCGACTTTCCTTTCATCCGGACCGGTCAGACTGCCAGAATCAGGGCAGATGCCTATCCGGACCAGAGTTTTGAGGGACAGGTGATCCGCTTTTCTCCTGTTCTGGATGAAGCCTCCCGCCAGGGCCGGGTTGAGGTACTGGTACCCAATCCAGATGGGATCCTGGCTCCGGGCATGTTCGCTCGGGTATCCATCCGTTTTTCAGAACATCCGGATGTAACCGCAGTCCCGGCTGAGGCCCTGGCCAGACGGCAGGGATACCAGGGGGTGTTCATGGTTGATGAACAGAGTATGCAGGCCAGTTTTGTCCCGGTCACAGTCGGGCTTGTTGACGGCGGTCTGGCCGAAATCAGGGAGCCCGACCTGGAAGGAGTAGTGGTCACCCTGGGCCAGCACTTGCTGGAGGACGGCATGCAGGTGATCATTCCTGAGCAGCATCCCCGGCAGGAGGCGGTTCAAAACTGA